One Lentimicrobiaceae bacterium genomic window carries:
- the lipA gene encoding lipoyl synthase gives MSEERKKHLKKPDWLKIKLPGGKKFASVKEIVESNKLHTICSSGNCPNMAECWNAGTATFMILGDICTRSCRFCATKTGKPLPVDQDEPERLARSIQMMKLTHCVITSVDRDDLPDGGAAHWAKTIREIKKTNPRITIEVLIPDFKGDKSCLAMIINEKPDVISHNLETVKRLTPQVRSAAQYNRSLEVLQYLAASGIRTKSGIMAGLGETENEVLETMDNLLTAGVRIMTIGQYLRPTLEHLPVEAYISPDLFEKYRLWGIEKGFLHIESRPLVRSSYHAEKHIK, from the coding sequence ATGTCAGAAGAGAGAAAAAAACATCTTAAAAAGCCCGACTGGTTAAAAATAAAATTACCCGGAGGGAAAAAATTTGCTTCAGTCAAAGAAATTGTGGAAAGCAACAAGCTACACACCATTTGTAGCAGTGGAAATTGCCCCAATATGGCCGAATGCTGGAATGCCGGAACCGCAACTTTTATGATACTGGGCGATATATGTACCCGTTCATGCCGGTTTTGTGCCACAAAAACAGGCAAACCTTTACCTGTTGACCAGGATGAGCCTGAAAGGCTTGCCCGTTCCATTCAAATGATGAAACTCACACACTGTGTCATTACTTCTGTTGACCGCGATGATTTACCAGATGGAGGTGCTGCGCATTGGGCAAAGACCATCAGAGAAATCAAAAAAACGAACCCCCGGATAACCATTGAGGTTCTGATCCCAGATTTCAAGGGTGATAAATCCTGCCTTGCAATGATTATTAATGAAAAACCTGATGTAATCTCTCATAATCTGGAAACTGTTAAAAGATTAACTCCCCAGGTGCGCAGTGCAGCACAATACAACCGCAGCCTCGAAGTGCTTCAATACCTTGCTGCTTCAGGCATAAGAACCAAATCAGGCATTATGGCAGGCCTTGGCGAAACCGAAAACGAGGTTCTTGAAACAATGGATAACCTGCTAACGGCAGGAGTCAGGATTATGACCATTGGCCAATATCTGCGCCCAACTCTTGAACATTTACCGGTTGAAGCTTACATTTCTCCTGATTTATTTGAAAAATACAGACTATGGGGGATTGAAAAAGGATTCCTTCATATTGAAAGCAGGCCATTGGTAAGATCATCGTACCATGCCGAAAAACACATCAAATAA
- a CDS encoding Omp28 family outer membrane lipoprotein — protein sequence MKNIKTFISKPLVAIAFGFFLLNGCDKIDEPYTKKIDIGDTSSVAVKRVLLEDYTGHTCVNCPKAAKIAHDLKETYGDRLVVIAVHAGGFANPTAGGDFTYDFRTTAGTDWDSFFGISNVGNPNGMVNRKGFPGNHILSPSAWAGAIGSALQETPVIDITIENSYTEATRNLSAKVTTTFLSAVDRNLKIAVVLTESGIVKPQRNNDNTIGPVPVISDYEHSHVLRGAISTTWGSVIENSSSTFPSSVDNTFTKSLNAEYVPENCAVVAFVYDDDTKEVLQVAEAEVI from the coding sequence ATGAAAAATATAAAAACCTTTATTTCAAAACCATTAGTAGCAATCGCTTTTGGATTTTTCCTGCTGAATGGATGTGATAAAATTGACGAACCTTACACCAAAAAAATTGACATTGGCGACACTTCTTCGGTTGCTGTGAAACGTGTTTTGCTCGAAGATTATACAGGTCACACCTGCGTAAATTGTCCGAAAGCTGCAAAAATAGCCCATGATTTAAAAGAAACATACGGCGACAGGTTGGTTGTAATTGCGGTACATGCCGGAGGATTTGCCAATCCTACAGCAGGCGGTGATTTTACCTACGACTTCAGAACTACTGCCGGTACTGACTGGGATAGTTTTTTTGGAATTAGTAATGTAGGTAATCCCAATGGAATGGTCAACAGGAAGGGTTTCCCAGGTAATCATATTTTGTCTCCGTCAGCCTGGGCCGGGGCTATTGGTTCAGCCCTGCAGGAAACTCCTGTTATTGATATAACCATTGAAAACTCCTATACTGAAGCAACAAGAAATTTGTCGGCTAAGGTTACGACTACTTTCCTTTCTGCGGTGGATAGAAATTTGAAAATTGCAGTTGTTCTGACCGAAAGTGGCATTGTTAAACCTCAGCGGAATAACGATAACACCATTGGACCAGTGCCTGTTATCAGCGATTATGAACATTCACATGTGTTACGCGGTGCAATCAGCACTACCTGGGGCAGTGTAATTGAAAACAGTAGCTCAACTTTTCCTTCTTCTGTTGACAATACTTTTACTAAAAGTCTCAATGCTGAATATGTTCCGGAAAATTGCGCTGTAGTGGCCTTTGTATATGATGATGATACAAAAGAAGTGTTACAGGTTGCTGAAGCTGAAGTCATTTAG
- a CDS encoding glucan endo-1,6-beta-glucosidase: MKYYRFNYHVKLFPFRLLLTAGMVIALLNCTGKDNPDPQDPPPTVVTSKAKVFLTSGDKSKLFSKEGVLTIKPTTSTDFPVIAVDTSARFQEIDGYGAGFTGSSAYLLNKKLSPGARQTALRDLFDPTVGIGISYLRLTMGASDFSLSDFTYNDIPANQTDFNLEQFSLSQDLDDVVPVMKEILEISPDIKLMGTPWSPPAWMKSNGNLKGGKLKTACYDVYADYFVKYIQEMKSQGIVIDAVTPQNEPLYFTANYPCMEMQAGEQLNFIKNSLGPKFEEAGLQTKIILYDHNWDNPQYPISILNDPEVKKYIAGSAFHAYAGDVSAMSTVHNAHPDKDLYFTEISGGAWASDFSDNLMWNMRNIFIGTARNWSKNALLWNLALDQNYGPQNNGCNNCRGVITISSTSGQITKNEEYYSIAHFSKFVRPGAVRIATTLPQSLSDVGVVGFQNSDGSKVLVVCNYSSSTHSFSVSQGKNNFSYAVPQKSVATLVW; the protein is encoded by the coding sequence ATGAAATATTACCGATTTAATTACCATGTAAAGCTTTTTCCTTTCAGGCTTTTGCTTACAGCCGGAATGGTCATTGCATTGCTGAATTGTACGGGTAAAGACAATCCTGACCCTCAGGATCCTCCGCCAACTGTGGTAACTTCAAAAGCCAAGGTTTTTCTTACCTCTGGAGATAAAAGTAAACTATTCAGCAAAGAAGGGGTGTTAACAATTAAACCAACGACTTCGACTGATTTTCCTGTAATTGCTGTCGACACCTCGGCGCGGTTTCAGGAGATAGATGGTTATGGTGCCGGTTTTACAGGCTCTTCAGCATACCTGCTGAATAAAAAGCTGAGCCCCGGAGCGCGTCAGACGGCCTTAAGAGATCTGTTTGACCCGACTGTTGGTATAGGAATCTCATATTTAAGACTCACAATGGGTGCTTCCGATTTCTCATTGTCTGATTTTACCTACAATGATATTCCTGCCAATCAAACTGACTTCAACCTGGAGCAGTTTTCACTGAGTCAGGATTTGGATGATGTAGTTCCTGTAATGAAGGAAATTCTGGAAATTTCGCCAGACATTAAATTGATGGGAACGCCATGGAGTCCGCCGGCATGGATGAAATCTAACGGTAATCTGAAAGGTGGAAAACTGAAAACAGCCTGTTATGATGTTTATGCCGATTATTTTGTGAAATATATTCAGGAAATGAAAAGCCAGGGTATAGTAATTGATGCTGTTACACCTCAGAATGAACCGCTTTATTTTACAGCCAATTATCCGTGCATGGAAATGCAGGCCGGTGAACAACTAAATTTTATTAAAAATTCTTTAGGCCCTAAATTTGAGGAAGCAGGGCTGCAAACAAAGATCATATTGTATGATCACAACTGGGACAATCCCCAGTATCCGATATCAATACTTAACGATCCTGAGGTCAAAAAGTATATTGCTGGTTCCGCATTTCATGCTTATGCCGGCGATGTTAGTGCTATGTCAACCGTGCATAATGCACATCCTGACAAGGATCTCTACTTTACTGAAATTTCAGGGGGTGCATGGGCTTCTGATTTTTCTGACAACCTGATGTGGAACATGCGCAATATCTTTATTGGTACAGCCCGCAACTGGTCAAAAAATGCACTGCTTTGGAATCTGGCTCTCGATCAAAATTACGGGCCTCAGAATAATGGATGTAATAACTGCCGGGGAGTTATTACGATCAGTTCTACCAGTGGTCAGATAACAAAAAATGAGGAGTATTATTCCATTGCTCATTTCTCAAAATTTGTGAGACCGGGAGCTGTCCGAATTGCAACCACATTGCCCCAATCGCTTTCTGATGTTGGAGTGGTTGGCTTTCAGAATTCAGATGGAAGCAAGGTGCTGGTTGTGTGTAACTACAGCAGCTCAACTCATTCTTTTTCTGTTAGTCAGGGTAAAAATAATTTCAGTTATGCTGTACCTCAAAAATCGGTGGCAACTCTTGTCTGGTGA
- a CDS encoding class I mannose-6-phosphate isomerase gives MENQLYPLKFKPVLKDKIWGGSKIKSVLGIDFEPLPNCGEAWVMSGVDENQTGIVNGFLAGNELNELVEVYMGDLVGDAVYDRFGNEFPILVKFIDAADYLSIQVHPDDALAAKRNIGYGKSEMWYVIDADPNAELISGFSRKVDQATYLKHLEQKSLREILNFEKVEKGDVFYMPAGRVHALGPGIFLAEIQQTSDTTYRIYDWDRVDSEGKSRELHIEEALDAIDFNVYDDYKTEYEEKKNGSANLVTSPYFTTNVIQLNQALAKDYSELDSFVIYVCVEGRITLVHSGSEQPEVTLSQGEALLIPAAIDRVDLIPSVVSKVLEVYIA, from the coding sequence ATGGAAAATCAACTTTACCCGTTAAAATTTAAACCTGTATTAAAAGATAAAATATGGGGAGGCAGTAAGATTAAATCAGTTCTTGGAATTGATTTTGAACCCTTGCCAAACTGTGGCGAGGCCTGGGTTATGTCTGGTGTTGATGAAAACCAGACTGGTATTGTCAATGGTTTTTTAGCCGGAAACGAGTTGAATGAGCTTGTTGAAGTGTATATGGGCGATTTGGTTGGCGATGCTGTTTATGACAGATTCGGCAATGAATTCCCGATTCTTGTTAAATTTATCGATGCGGCCGATTACCTTTCCATTCAGGTGCATCCTGATGATGCGCTTGCTGCAAAACGAAATATCGGCTATGGTAAATCTGAAATGTGGTATGTGATTGATGCCGACCCCAATGCTGAGCTCATCAGCGGGTTTAGCCGTAAGGTTGACCAGGCCACCTACTTAAAGCATCTTGAACAAAAAAGTCTTCGTGAGATTCTGAATTTTGAAAAGGTTGAAAAAGGCGATGTATTTTACATGCCAGCCGGGCGTGTTCACGCATTGGGACCGGGCATTTTTTTAGCTGAAATCCAACAAACATCAGATACAACTTATCGCATTTACGATTGGGACAGAGTAGATAGCGAAGGAAAATCACGTGAACTGCACATTGAAGAAGCACTGGATGCCATTGACTTTAATGTGTATGACGATTACAAAACGGAGTATGAAGAAAAAAAGAATGGTTCTGCCAATCTGGTAACCAGTCCTTACTTTACTACCAATGTTATTCAGCTCAATCAGGCACTGGCTAAAGATTACAGTGAGCTTGATTCTTTTGTCATTTATGTTTGCGTTGAAGGCCGCATTACGCTGGTGCATAGTGGAAGCGAACAACCTGAAGTAACCTTATCTCAGGGCGAAGCACTGCTTATTCCAGCTGCAATTGATCGTGTTGACCTGATACCTTCAGTCGTATCAAAAGTTTTAGAAGTATATATTGCCTGA
- a CDS encoding DUF3267 domain-containing protein codes for MLKLTPENLESEGYLLLDKLEHKDLLPFVRKYLYQYSLWPIIYFAINIILLALMGGLIGKSIASQQMETSKALGYTGLGFAFAFLLIPLHEYIHAVAYRICGAKEVTFDADFKKMVFMAMAHRFVTSSRELIFIALAPISFISMAILLFIPFTSGYQIYAALGLLLTHTAFCGGDFAMLSYSYSHKDKTVVTWDDKVNKVSYFYGKSKGSL; via the coding sequence ATGTTGAAACTCACACCTGAAAACCTCGAAAGCGAAGGCTATTTATTGCTCGATAAGCTTGAACACAAGGATTTGTTGCCTTTTGTCAGGAAGTACTTGTACCAATATAGCTTATGGCCCATCATCTACTTTGCGATAAACATCATTCTGCTGGCTTTAATGGGAGGTTTGATTGGTAAAAGTATTGCAAGCCAGCAAATGGAAACCAGCAAGGCTCTTGGCTATACGGGGCTTGGATTTGCATTTGCATTTCTGCTTATTCCGCTGCACGAATACATACATGCTGTTGCTTACCGTATATGTGGCGCAAAGGAAGTCACTTTTGATGCGGATTTTAAAAAAATGGTTTTTATGGCCATGGCCCATCGGTTTGTAACGAGTAGCAGAGAGCTGATATTTATTGCCCTTGCTCCCATTTCGTTCATAAGTATGGCCATATTACTATTCATTCCATTTACATCAGGATATCAGATATATGCGGCACTGGGCTTATTATTAACACATACCGCTTTCTGCGGAGGCGATTTTGCCATGCTCAGCTATTCGTATTCTCATAAGGATAAAACAGTTGTAACCTGGGATGATAAAGTAAATAAAGTGTCTTATTTTTACGGTAAGAGCAAGGGAAGCTTATAA
- a CDS encoding RagB/SusD family nutrient uptake outer membrane protein, protein MKNIFKFLFAFLLALPFYSCEKFLEREPLGNSIYIQGPSDTVYKTANDVEAALAGVYSDFKNEYWELDYFVNGDAQSDDAYAGADNPANFQIDDYRIDATNSNVSRDWAYLYGTIGKANVVINNVEAVADPVLTDQRKREIKGEASFIRAMMYFQAVQLWGDVPLQLIEVTTVSAELLPEIYPQLFPAKESKEKVYEQIIADLEYAAANVGATALNKGFATKGAANALLAKVYATREPHDWNKVSDYCDAVINGGYSLLPEYDMLWNNEHENSSEAIFEINYEGNNTDANWGASMFNGMDWKKFNIPSNDLVKAFDDENDMIRKNASIIFLDVTGKWSDNNWPQTHYPFLNKYRIYTSPSPQNYIIIRLADILLLKAEALNELGDVGGAAALVNQIRSRVNLGNTPASTQETMRLAIEKERRLELAFEGHRWFDLKRTGRAIQVINNAIGADGNAYGYQLTENGLIWPVPQSELDKNERLTQNPGY, encoded by the coding sequence ATGAAAAATATATTTAAGTTTCTTTTTGCCTTTCTTTTGGCCTTGCCTTTTTATTCCTGTGAAAAATTTTTAGAGCGGGAACCACTTGGCAACAGTATTTATATTCAGGGGCCTTCCGATACCGTTTATAAAACAGCCAATGATGTTGAGGCAGCTCTGGCAGGTGTATACAGTGACTTTAAAAATGAATACTGGGAGCTCGATTATTTTGTCAACGGCGATGCCCAGTCTGATGATGCTTACGCCGGAGCAGATAACCCTGCCAATTTTCAAATTGACGATTACAGGATTGATGCCACTAACAGTAATGTAAGCCGCGATTGGGCCTATTTGTATGGAACTATTGGCAAAGCCAATGTTGTTATCAACAATGTGGAGGCTGTTGCCGATCCCGTTCTTACCGATCAGCGTAAGCGCGAAATCAAAGGAGAAGCATCGTTTATCAGAGCCATGATGTACTTTCAGGCTGTTCAGCTTTGGGGTGATGTTCCTTTGCAACTTATAGAAGTTACCACTGTCAGCGCTGAATTACTGCCCGAAATTTATCCTCAGCTTTTCCCTGCCAAAGAGTCTAAAGAAAAGGTATATGAGCAGATAATTGCCGATCTTGAATATGCTGCTGCTAATGTTGGTGCAACCGCTTTAAACAAGGGCTTTGCAACAAAGGGAGCTGCTAATGCACTGCTGGCAAAAGTTTATGCTACGCGTGAACCTCACGATTGGAATAAAGTTTCGGACTATTGCGATGCTGTAATCAACGGTGGATATTCACTGCTTCCTGAATATGATATGCTGTGGAACAATGAGCATGAAAACTCTTCTGAAGCCATCTTTGAAATCAATTATGAGGGAAATAATACTGATGCAAACTGGGGCGCAAGTATGTTTAACGGAATGGATTGGAAAAAATTCAATATCCCTTCCAATGATCTCGTTAAAGCGTTTGATGATGAGAACGATATGATCAGAAAAAATGCTTCCATCATTTTTTTGGATGTAACAGGGAAATGGTCTGACAATAACTGGCCACAAACCCATTATCCGTTTTTAAATAAGTACAGGATATATACATCTCCAAGCCCTCAGAATTATATCATTATCCGTTTGGCTGACATTTTGCTTCTGAAGGCAGAGGCTTTAAATGAACTCGGTGATGTTGGAGGAGCTGCTGCATTGGTTAACCAGATTCGTTCACGCGTTAATCTTGGCAATACGCCGGCTTCCACTCAGGAAACCATGCGCCTGGCTATTGAAAAGGAACGTAGACTGGAACTGGCATTTGAAGGCCATCGTTGGTTTGATCTTAAACGGACAGGCAGGGCCATTCAGGTTATTAACAATGCTATAGGAGCTGATGGTAATGCTTATGGATACCAACTTACCGAAAATGGGCTGATTTGGCCTGTTCCACAATCTGAACTTGATAAAAACGAAAGATTAACACAGAATCCGGGTTACTAA
- a CDS encoding TlpA family protein disulfide reductase, which translates to MKRIIALLSLAILCSVAFAQETENTGNKLPSVNVKNLEGQIVNTAELSNDGKPMIVSFWALWCKPCINELTTISDVYEDWVTETGVKLVAVSIDDARSSSKVGPTVNGKGWEYEVLLDVNGDFKRAMNVNMIPHTFLINGKGEIVWQHTSFSEGSELQLIDMVRKLNAGEAIESH; encoded by the coding sequence ATGAAAAGAATTATTGCATTGCTTTCACTGGCTATCCTATGTTCAGTTGCTTTTGCCCAGGAAACAGAGAATACAGGCAACAAATTGCCTTCGGTAAATGTGAAAAACCTCGAAGGTCAGATTGTGAATACTGCTGAGCTCTCAAATGATGGGAAACCAATGATTGTAAGCTTTTGGGCTTTATGGTGCAAACCATGTATCAACGAGTTGACAACTATTTCTGATGTTTACGAAGACTGGGTGACCGAAACCGGTGTAAAACTGGTTGCGGTTTCTATTGATGATGCCCGCTCTTCTTCAAAAGTTGGCCCCACTGTAAATGGTAAGGGCTGGGAATATGAGGTGCTGCTTGATGTGAATGGTGATTTTAAACGTGCCATGAATGTAAACATGATTCCGCACACCTTTCTTATCAATGGCAAGGGTGAAATTGTCTGGCAGCATACTTCATTCAGCGAAGGAAGTGAATTACAGCTGATTGATATGGTACGCAAACTCAATGCCGGCGAAGCCATCGAATCGCATTAG
- a CDS encoding BlaI/MecI/CopY family transcriptional regulator, whose translation MKELTRAEEQVMQILWRIGKGHVNDLLTYFPEPKPAYNTVSTIIRILEKKEVVGHEAIGKSYRYFPLITKQDYTRHSLRQMVKGYFSNSYKQMVSFFAHENDLSVNEMEEIKQLLDQQISEKIKKP comes from the coding sequence ATGAAAGAATTAACAAGGGCAGAAGAACAAGTAATGCAGATTCTCTGGCGAATTGGTAAAGGTCATGTAAATGATTTGCTTACGTATTTTCCAGAACCCAAACCTGCCTATAACACTGTATCAACAATTATAAGAATACTTGAAAAGAAGGAAGTAGTTGGGCACGAAGCTATCGGGAAGTCATACAGGTATTTTCCGCTTATAACCAAACAGGATTACACCCGGCACTCCCTGCGCCAGATGGTGAAAGGTTATTTCAGCAATTCATACAAACAGATGGTTTCGTTTTTTGCTCATGAGAATGACCTTTCGGTGAATGAGATGGAAGAAATCAAACAATTGCTTGATCAGCAGATCAGCGAAAAAATTAAGAAACCATGA
- a CDS encoding M56 family metallopeptidase: protein MNALFLFLLKAAFINALMLGFYHFAIRQGQNLKLMRMVLILSIILPVLLPVLPKTMLYSESSTLPVYVFTLPAVSNEVVITPEQNNQLLPFIQNTIYIAFVVFLLSGTLISILSVIKKYRLACEKSTPYGKVLIDNTSKSPYSFFRWVFFSEENLGHPAAHWLLRHEFSHVKHGHSFDRLLSAIFRAIFWFSPFAHFNHKLLAEVHEYQADADAFELAENKTAYSNLLVSFAGSAEPNEMINPFSAHLKKRMMMMNNLKPGKLSFIRIATGFIAIGAVTFLLAMVSPDAGNSNQIEKTTGQIPLDDTSKKENIIPQKVAGSEQVFTVVENAPQYPGGEEARMAYMQKAITYPEKARKDKIEGTVYVSFIVETDGTISNAHILRGIGGGCDETALSAIQHMPAWKPGTQRGKAVRVQFNMPVSFKLSEDKKVNEVSDKPPLKPADTKDDVFVVVEVAPLFPGGAEAQQAYFIQNIAYPADAKAKGIQGTVYVNFIIETDGSVSHAKVLRGVSPLLDNEALRVINNMPRWTPGSQRGEPVRVSFNLPIKFSLGEKKTEK from the coding sequence ATGAACGCACTGTTCCTTTTTCTCCTCAAAGCAGCGTTTATCAACGCGCTTATGCTTGGCTTCTATCATTTTGCCATTCGTCAGGGTCAAAATTTAAAGCTCATGCGCATGGTGCTCATATTATCCATTATACTGCCAGTTTTGCTGCCGGTGTTACCAAAAACTATGCTCTACAGCGAAAGCTCCACATTGCCGGTATATGTTTTTACACTGCCCGCAGTTTCAAATGAGGTCGTTATTACACCTGAACAAAACAACCAGCTGCTTCCCTTTATTCAAAATACCATATACATTGCTTTTGTTGTTTTTCTCCTTTCAGGAACTTTAATCTCCATCCTGTCGGTTATAAAAAAATACAGGCTGGCCTGTGAAAAATCAACTCCCTATGGAAAAGTGCTTATTGATAATACCTCTAAAAGTCCATATTCATTTTTCAGGTGGGTATTTTTTTCTGAAGAAAACCTGGGCCATCCTGCAGCACATTGGCTGCTCCGGCATGAGTTCAGTCATGTGAAACATGGTCACAGTTTTGACAGGCTGCTGTCAGCCATATTCCGGGCTATTTTCTGGTTCAGTCCATTTGCACATTTCAACCACAAACTGCTGGCCGAAGTTCACGAATATCAGGCTGATGCAGACGCCTTTGAATTGGCAGAGAATAAGACAGCATACAGTAACCTGCTTGTTTCTTTTGCCGGTTCTGCCGAACCGAATGAAATGATCAATCCATTTAGTGCACACCTTAAAAAACGAATGATGATGATGAACAATCTCAAACCAGGCAAACTCAGCTTTATCAGGATTGCAACAGGGTTTATAGCTATTGGGGCAGTCACTTTTTTATTGGCAATGGTATCGCCAGACGCGGGAAATTCCAATCAAATTGAAAAAACAACGGGTCAAATCCCGCTGGATGACACTTCGAAAAAAGAGAATATCATTCCCCAAAAAGTTGCTGGATCTGAACAGGTATTTACCGTAGTTGAAAACGCCCCTCAATACCCGGGAGGCGAAGAAGCCCGCATGGCTTACATGCAAAAAGCCATTACTTATCCTGAAAAAGCCAGAAAAGATAAAATAGAAGGCACGGTTTACGTTTCATTTATTGTTGAAACTGATGGAACCATAAGCAATGCACACATTTTACGCGGCATTGGCGGAGGCTGCGATGAAACAGCCCTTTCAGCCATTCAGCACATGCCGGCCTGGAAACCTGGGACACAGCGTGGAAAAGCAGTACGCGTTCAATTTAACATGCCGGTTAGTTTCAAACTGAGCGAAGACAAAAAAGTGAATGAAGTTTCAGATAAACCACCATTAAAACCTGCTGATACAAAAGACGATGTTTTTGTAGTGGTGGAAGTGGCACCTCTGTTTCCGGGCGGCGCTGAAGCACAACAAGCCTACTTTATTCAAAATATTGCTTATCCTGCTGATGCCAAGGCAAAAGGAATTCAAGGTACAGTTTATGTCAATTTTATTATTGAAACAGATGGAAGTGTAAGTCACGCCAAAGTTTTGAGAGGAGTTTCGCCATTACTCGACAATGAAGCGCTGAGGGTAATTAATAACATGCCACGATGGACACCGGGGTCACAAAGAGGAGAACCTGTTAGGGTAAGTTTCAACCTGCCTATTAAATTTAGCCTTGGTGAAAAGAAAACTGAAAAATAA
- a CDS encoding carboxylase codes for MGKRLLIRDLTLRDGQQSLFATRMSQKQVERVLPLYREANFYAMEVWGGAVPDSIMRYLNENPWHRLETIKEQIGDISKLTALSRGRNLFGYNPYPDDVIDGFNRNAIRSGIGIMRIFDALNDTDNIGSTIKSVKENGGLADCAVCYTVDPYFSRFEKFKALLHAKPINTRIFTDEYYLNLALKFQEMGADMVSIKDMAGLIPPVRAGRLVRLFKKNLSVPVDFHTHCTPGYGLASTLMAIVNGVDVVDTNIMTFAGGPAATSYEIIQIFCDKMGIETGVNRHAVVQIDTILREIRLELAEFDSYKQFPREFDISKDKLPRDIDELFELAIAYAKSDKEEDLLNSCSAIERYFNFPEPDEKVKEAEVPGGMYTNMLAQLKQLKLEKLLPRTLELIPSVRMDAGCPPLVTPTSQIVGAQAVNCAIDESKGLPLYTSKSIQFVNLVKGVYGKTPMAVDPEFRFKIAGVKEETPYDTRFYKRQENTVFHEYGGVKLAADEKEELLLELFPAVATEFLKRRVEQTYLDEIHKVEEEKRRKFEAEKKAYDDLTPEQKRERLLDGLYHYNWTSDDGTALGHS; via the coding sequence ATGGGTAAGAGGTTATTAATCAGGGATTTGACGCTTAGAGACGGGCAGCAGTCGTTATTTGCAACACGCATGTCACAAAAGCAGGTTGAGCGTGTATTGCCATTGTATCGCGAAGCCAACTTCTATGCAATGGAAGTATGGGGAGGGGCCGTTCCTGATTCTATCATGCGGTATCTTAATGAAAATCCCTGGCACCGGTTGGAAACAATCAAAGAGCAGATTGGCGATATTTCAAAACTTACGGCTTTATCCCGCGGGCGTAATCTTTTTGGTTATAATCCCTATCCTGATGATGTTATTGATGGCTTTAACCGCAATGCCATCAGGTCAGGCATCGGCATTATGCGTATTTTCGATGCATTAAATGATACCGATAATATTGGGTCCACCATTAAATCGGTGAAAGAAAATGGCGGTCTGGCCGATTGCGCTGTGTGCTATACTGTTGATCCTTATTTTTCACGATTCGAGAAATTTAAGGCATTACTGCATGCCAAGCCGATTAATACAAGAATTTTTACCGATGAGTATTACCTGAATCTTGCGTTGAAATTTCAGGAAATGGGTGCTGATATGGTCTCGATTAAAGATATGGCTGGTTTAATTCCTCCGGTCAGAGCAGGCAGACTAGTCAGACTTTTCAAGAAAAACCTCTCAGTGCCGGTTGATTTTCATACACACTGTACACCCGGATACGGCCTTGCTTCAACGCTGATGGCTATTGTGAACGGAGTTGACGTTGTTGATACCAATATTATGACTTTTGCAGGTGGCCCGGCTGCTACTTCCTATGAAATTATCCAGATTTTCTGTGATAAAATGGGAATTGAAACAGGGGTCAACAGGCATGCTGTTGTGCAGATTGATACAATTTTAAGAGAAATCCGGCTTGAGCTGGCCGAATTCGATTCTTATAAGCAATTCCCCCGCGAATTTGATATTTCGAAAGATAAACTTCCGCGTGATATTGATGAATTGTTTGAGCTGGCCATCGCTTATGCCAAATCTGATAAAGAGGAAGACTTACTGAATAGTTGTTCTGCAATTGAACGTTACTTTAATTTTCCGGAACCCGATGAGAAGGTTAAGGAAGCTGAGGTGCCGGGTGGTATGTATACCAATATGCTGGCGCAACTAAAGCAGTTGAAACTTGAAAAACTATTGCCCCGTACGCTCGAACTTATCCCGTCTGTAAGGATGGATGCGGGCTGTCCGCCATTGGTTACACCAACCAGTCAGATTGTGGGTGCACAGGCTGTGAATTGTGCCATTGATGAATCAAAGGGTTTGCCATTGTATACATCAAAATCAATTCAATTTGTAAATCTTGTAAAAGGGGTTTATGGAAAAACTCCTATGGCTGTTGACCCTGAGTTCAGATTTAAAATTGCTGGAGTGAAGGAAGAAACACCTTACGATACCAGATTTTATAAGCGACAGGAAAATACCGTGTTTCATGAGTATGGCGGTGTGAAACTTGCTGCTGACGAAAAAGAAGAATTATTGCTTGAACTTTTTCCGGCAGTTGCAACCGAGTTTCTAAAACGTCGTGTTGAGCAGACCTATCTTGATGAAATTCACAAGGTTGAGGAAGAAAAGCGCCGTAAGTTTGAAGCTGAAAAAAAGGCATATGATGATTTAACTCCTGAACAAAAACGTGAAAGACTGTTGGACGGATTATATCATTACAACTGGACTTCAGACGATGGGACAGCTTTAGGACATTCCTGA